Below is a genomic region from Pseudanabaena sp. BC1403.
TTCTAAAGGCATGGTGCAAAGAATTGGCGTAGCACAAGCTCTAATCAATGATCCCGAAATTGTGTTTCTTGATGAGCCGATGTCTGGGCTTGATCCCGTTGGTCGCTATCAAGTGCGCGAAATCATTTTGATGCTTAAAAATCAGGGGAAAACTGTATTTTTTAACAGTCATATTTTGTCTGATGTGGAGTTGATCTGCGATCGCATTGGCATTCTCAACAAAGGCGAATTAGTAGCGATGGGAACCTTAAATGAGTTACTTGGTACAGAGCAGTCCTATCAGGTCAGCGGTCACGGTGGCTCTGAGTCAGAGTTACAACCTTGGCTAGAGCATTTAATTTTTCAAAATGATACTTGGCATGGTCAATTAGCTAAGGATTTGCCAGAGTTTTTGACCTATATCGCTAGTATTGGGGCAAAGGCGATCGCGATCGAGCTAGCCCGCCAAACTCTCGAAGAATTTTTTATCGATCAAATTAAAGCTTCACGTCATAAAGAATAAAGGAAGTCAGCACGAAGCTCAGCATTCCTTTATTTGGATAGCAAAGCCTGCATTGCTATAAAAGCAATTAAATTTGAATCATGGTGCTGTATTCAGTCAGTAGCTCATCATATGTGAGGCTATCTGTATCTGCTTGAGGACTCCAAAGCAACTCAAATACTAATAAATGACTAGCTGGGATCGCTGCGATCGCCTCTAATGCTGTGCGTAATTCTTGCGTATTTCTAATGTCACTAAATAGAGGTTGATCGTGTTCAGTGCCAATCAATAGCGTCACCACAATATAAGCGGATGGGTCTTTATCAGGAGAAGCGATCGCTGTCGATCTCTGGGCAACTCTGCCTCTGACATTCACTAATGTTTCTTCGCTAAACTTGGTACGTTCTTCTAGAGACAATTTATTAAAGACTTCTTCAGCCTTGTCTCGATGCACTGATTGTGAACTGCATGAAACATGTGTCCAATTCTCGGGGGTACGCACCAAGGCAAGTGCCGACTCTTGCATCAATGTCATCAACCCTTCTGGTGTATCAGTGTCTACTTCAAGAGTTAACTCCGTCAATCTGGCTTGGACTTCACGGGCTTGGGCAAAGAGTGCAACTTGGAGTTTACTAACCGTAAAGGTTTCATTCCCTAAGTCATTTCCTCCTCCAATCTGTTTAGAACGCATCATGATCGCTCGAATAATAAAGTAGACGATCGCAAAAACAATCAATAAAATTATTATCAAGACAAACCAAGACATTCCATTCGACGATGTGGAAGTTGTGGATCGATAAGGATCATAGGATGGGTTATTCGACGAATTATTGATAATTACGGGAGCAACGATAGTTGAGGGTCTATTTGATGATGGTTGGCTAGGGGTATTTAATGCATCGCGATCATTGGAAGGGCTAGATGTTTTGGAGGGTGATGATTTAGATGGAGTTGATGACTTAGAACTACTAGAACTTGAAGGTGTTGAACGGGTGAAAGAACCGCCTCCGCTTCGACCTGCACTACTTTTTGCATAGACTTGCTGATCTTTGAGCAGGACTGTATCTAATTTGCGATCGCTCAAGCCTAGCTCTATCCCCAGAACTACAGGAAATACGAGTAGCGTAGATATAAAAAACTGAAACTTTTTCTTCCGCATAATATTTTCAAATTATTCAAAAACTTCGATATAGTCGCGATCGCCACCAGATTTTTGGGCTTGGAGAAGAGATTGCTCAGCCAAAGAGACGAGTTCATCAAAACTCAGGTCAGGAATCCGTTGATTTTGATCTTCTAAGGCTGTCACCACACCGCCGATACTAATGGTTAGAGGAAATAACAACCCTGAAGAAATGGCGATTGGATGACTACGAATACTGGTAAGGAGATTCAGAGAGAGTTGGATGCCACTTGCAGTATCACCATGGGGGGTGACACAAACAAATTCATCTAAACCGTGACGATATATCAAACTGTTAGCCATACAACTATTGCTTAAGCGTCCTGCGATCGCATTAATTGCCTCATCGCCGATTTTCTCACCGTAGGAATCGACAATTGACTTAAACAGATCAATATCAATGATCAATACACTCAAGAAACGGTAACTTTTGTAAGCAACAAATCCCTTAAGTTGCTGCATCATCTTTGGCATTACAGTTGCAAAGGCTTGCGCACTTAAAACCTTGGTTAAAGAATCAGACAAGCTGAGTGCATCCAGCAATTCATTTTGAGCTAGCAATCTTTGGTTTGCCCATGTTAAGGACTGCGTCAAGGCAGTCAGTCGGAGTGCTGTTCGCAATCTTGCTTTGAGTTCAGAGCTATCTATGGGATTGTTGAGAAATTCATCGACACCAGTATCTAGACCAATTTGGCGTTGTTGAGAGTTAGAATCTTTGACGATCAAGACAAAATATATTGACATCAAATCGGGATGCTCAAGATTTGACTTGCTCCGATGACAAAGTGCTAAACCTGACACGTCTGGGATTGTCCAATCAGCTATGACGATCGCAGGTTTCTTTTGGAGAATTATTTCCCATGCTTTTTCACCACTGGTTTCAGTGATGAAATTATATTTTTCAGATTTTAAAACTTCAGAGATCGCCGATAGAACTTGGCGATCTCCACTAGTAACTAGAATCAAAGAATTATGACAATAATATTTTAGTCTGCGAAAATCCAAGGTGCTTGCCTCGCTATATCTTTAAGTTTGCGAAAATCCAAGCTTAGCGAGAAATACTCGGGATTTATTTCTTACCCCAGCCAAATAGTCCCCCTTTCTTTTCTGGTGGTTTTTCTGGTGGTTTTGTGGCTGCACTCACCTGATTAATGTATTTGACAGCAGTTGGCTCTTTAGGATCGAGTTTGAGTGCCTTTTGAAAGCTTGCTTTGGCGATCGCTGCTGCATTTTGATTCATCTGCACTAAACCCTTGAGTGCATATACCTTGGCGTTATTAGGATCAAGTTTTTCAGCGCTAATCAGTTCTTTGAGTGCGTCTGTCCATTGTTTCTTGCTAATAAATAGCTCAGCCATATTCAGATTACGCAGGGCTGGAGATTGGGCAGGTTTAGCCGCAGGAGTTGCTTCCGCATTAGCGCCCTGACCGCCAACATTAGCCGCCGTACTACTGCCAGAAGAAAAGCTAAGACTGCTTTGGGTAAACAAATACACGAGATTTAACTCGCTGAGAGTGGCAGTGTACTCCATGATCGAGTCGAGTGTTTCATACTGCTTTGGTGAAACTTCCTCGACATATTGCTTGTAGGTAATTTCATGGGGGATACGATACAGCTTTTGAGCTATTTCAGTGCTGAGAGTTGGTGTTTCTTCTTTTTGCTTTTTGTTTTGGGCAAACATTCTCAAGGTGGCTAGGTATTCACCACGCTCGCGATCGCTATTTAGCAATTGATAGGCTGGGCTGACCATCTTCGAGAAATATTTGGTCGCACTCTCTTTCTCTTCGGCATTTCTGCCAAATACATCTGGATGCAAAATCTTCGCCAGCTTGAGAAATTTTTTGCGAATCTGCGCTGGATCAGTGGTCATTGGTAAACCGAGTATGGCGTAATGATCGCTAATACCGTAACTGGCAAGTCCTTTGTTGATTTTAAAGTTTTCTGGCTTTCCCACAGGTTCCACCTCTTAAGTATTTGTTCGAGTTTACCCTCTTGACGCATCTCTGTTAAAGCCTTATCTACAGCTTTTTTAAGTGATACATCATCTTTGTTGACGATCGCGACTAAACGAATTGGAATTAACGGCTCCCCAACAATTATAAAGTTGGGATTGTTTCGTACTTGCCATACTGCCACAGGTTCGTCAAGGATCATGGCATCAAGCTGGCGATCGCGTAATTGGATCACCATACGATCAAGATCGCGTGACGAAAACAGGCGAATGGCGTTGCCCCTATTTTTATTATAGGTTTCGGCGATCGCAGCGCCTCCGCTATTTGCCACAACCCCAACTCGCTTGCCGATCATATCGCGCAAGGATTTGATTTGTGTTCCATCAGCCCTAATCAATAAACGCTGAGAACTTCGATAATATGGTGTCGTTTCAATGAATTTGCCTTTATTATCTCCTGATTCCAAGGCTCCTTCTTCCCTTGCACTAAGAAGAATATCAACTTGTCGTGATGCCAAATTTTCGGGCTGGGTTGTCCAAGGAATATTAATTGGACGTGGCTCAATGTTTAGTCTTGCAGCAATTTCTTGGATAATTTCTAGCTCAAAGCCATCATAAAACTGGGTCTTAGCATTCCAAAACATATAGGGCCCACCGATTGCGGCATCCATACCTACCCGCAAATGTCCGCGTCGCATGACGATGCCGAGGCTGCTGTCTTCAGCAAATACTGGCGATGCTGCGCTAACTACACCAAGGCATAAACCTGTGTAAATTGCTAAGCCAGCGATTTTTTTGACGAACTTAAACATTAATTCTTTAGTCATGCGATCGCTACAAATATACCAATATCTCTATCACTCATGACGCAGTCCATTGCGAAAAGCTCTCATTGCTTCTAAGCGTGATGACATCTGTACACAACTAACTAACAGTTCAAGATCAAGATCGGGTAAAAGCTGACTACGATGGACAAGATGGTATTCCGAAGAGATCAAAGCATATACTTGCAGTTGATTGTTTTCCCACAGCCAGACTTCAGGGATCTCAAAGCGGCGATATTTCTCTAGTTTTTCCAAGCTGCCGCTAGTCAAGATCACTTCGATCGCTAGATCAGGATTAGCTTTCTTTTCCCCCAAATAATAAGACTCATCAGGCTCAAAGGATGTCCCCTTTTCTTGCCCGCGACGAGTAGCACTGCCCACAGGTATAAATTCAATTCCTTGAATAATGAAATAGGCTTCCAACAAAATCGCTAGAGACTTCTTAATCAATTCGTGGGGTTCACCAACAGTCATCAGTTCAATCCAACCATCAAGATAAGTAACGCGAAAGCCACCTGTTGCTAACAGATTTTCTAGAACCTCGAATTCTTGCCAACTATAGATCCTTGGCAATAGTAATTTTTGCTCTAGCTCAATATGAGTTGATTTAGATAAAGTGATGCTCATATGCTATGACTGCTATTACTTAGCAAATACTTACTAGCCATTTTACGCGCATGGCGCTGAAATTTATGAGATGTAAAGTATCTATTCCTCAAAGTAATTCTTTGACTGCTGTAACTAACAAGCTAACTTTTCATACTTGTATCAGTAGTGCCTTTACAATCTTGATCTGTTCTTTGTCGAGTTTGGTAGTACCTAGCGACTTACTGCGATTAGATGCGATCGCTCAAACTTGGCTAGTAGCTCAATTTAGCGGCACTAATTATGGCTTAGGGTTACCAAAAACTGCAAGCACAGGCGGAGGTACAAGACTGGTCAATCGCGACTTAGACATTGATAGAGCTGTCCCTATCACTCCCCCCACAACGCTTAGAGGTGACTCTCCATCTGCCCCTATCGATAGACAACCGCAACTATTGAGAGAGCAGCAACTACCGCTACTGATCTTGATTACACCTGAAGATGGGGCAAGGACAGCGATTTCACAACCTACGCTTTATTGGCATTTACACGACAAAAATGCTCAAGCTTCTTCATTAGAAATTGATAATCTCGAAAATAATTCGTCTAAAGTAAACGCAAAAAATACTTTTGTAGGGAAGTTTAGCCTCATAACATCAGAGGGAGATAAATCGATTACGATTTTTCAAACTGATCTAAAAATGTCTAGCGGTTTATCTAGCTTCAAAATACCGATCGCAGCTTCTTTGCAACCGTCCAAAACCTACCGTTGGCAAATCACTGTGCAGGATAAACTTGCCAAGGAAGTTACGGCAAGCGGCTGGATTGTTTATACGCCACCTGATGAGAAGCTTCAAAAGTCTTTGAAACTTGCCTTGACTATTCGCGATCGCGCCAAGATTTATGCTCAATTTGGATATTGGTTTGAGGCGATCGATGGCTATACTCGTTGGCTAAACTTTAAACCCGAAGATCTAAAAGCTAGAGAGGCAAGAAACGAAATCTTGAAATTAGGATTTATGACCAATAAAAACTTAGATTTTGATTCTTTTATTGGTTTATTAAATGCCGATGTGCCAAAAAAATAAGTAAATTCCAGACCACAATAATGCTTTGCGTGGTCTTTATCTAAGGCATAAGTATCGGAATTGGGCGATCTCGATTTTTGCGATAAATATGAAAATCGCTATCTAAAGTAAAAATAAGGCTATTGGGACACAACTCGGACATTCTTACTAACTCAGCATCTGCCAAAGAGACTGGCACAGATTGATAGCGATTTAATAGTGTAAGTACTGTCTCCAACTCTGCATCCAAATCAAATTGAACTACAACATATTTTTGAGTCAATAATTGGATAAGTGTCTCTCGACCATTTTTGACTCTTTGTAGCAGAAACCAACTTTCTGAAATCACAGCCTCACAAGTCAGTAATGGCGGCGTAATCTGCTTTAACTGCTCTACTACCCAATTATGGTGGTGATCAAAACGATCAATTAAAGCAATCAAAGTAATCTGCTTTAACTGCTCTACTACCCAATTATGGTGGTGATCAAAACGATCAATTAAAGCAATCAAAACTCCCGTATCAGCAATTACCTGATTGTGCATTATTGACCATAGCCCTGCATATAATCAGGATTAGTCGAAATATCGCCAGAACCTTCCCCAGCACCAATCAAAGCCTGAGCAACATCAAAAAAAGATTGGGGAGCATTTTTTAGAGCCGCAGCCCTAGCTTCCCGCCGCTTTGTCCAGAGAAACTCTACAAAACTCAAAACTTGTTGCTGATCTTCAGTTGGTAATACTTCTACTGTTTGAAAAATTTGCTCAGCCAAAAGAGACATAATTATTATTTTCGTAATAGATATTAATCTCGATTATATATCCTAGAATTTTGGCATAGCCAAGAATTACCAAGAGTTGACGACACCGCCAGACATGGATAAAAAAAGAATTTTGTTTGTTAGCTATACCGCAGTCCTAGGTGGTGGAGAGCTATGCCTATTAGACTTTGCCCATGCTTATCGCGATAGTAGTGAGGTAGTACTGCTAACTGACGGTGTTTTAAAAACGCGACTGGAAGAGTTAGGCGTGAAGGTTGAAGTCTTAGCGGCATCGAGATCGCTAGCTGATGTGAAAGTATCAAGTGGATTAGCATCGCTCAAATCTATCGGTGATTTATGGCGATTGGGTAAGCAAATAGCCCAAAAGAGCAAAGATTTTGACTTGATTCATGCCAATAACCAGAAAGGGTTTGTAGTATCGGCGATCGCAAGATTATTTGGCGGTGCGCCAGTGGTTTGGCACTTGCACGATATTTTAACCTCTGATATTTTTAGCCCAACTAATCGTCGCATTGCGGTTACTTTGGCAAATTGGTTTGCCACGCGAGTAATTGTTAACTCCCAAGCTACGGGAGAAGCTTTTCTTGCCGTAGGTGGGAAACGACAATTATTACGCACGGTTTATAACGGATTTAATGTCGAAAAATTTGACCAAATTAATGACAATCAAAAGACCTTACGTGAGGAATTAGATATTCCCCGCGATCGCAATTTGATTGGCATGTTTAGTCGTTTGTCTTATTGGAAAGGACAACATATTTTGCTGGAAGCCGCTAGTAAAATCCCTGATGTACATGTGTTGTTAGTTGGTGATGCTCTTTTTGGCGAAGCTGAATATACCGATAAATTAAAAAATATTGCTGCACAAGAAAGTTTAAAAGGGCGCGTGCATTGGCTCGGCTTTCGTGATGATATTCCTAAATTGATGAAAGCTTGTGATGCGATCGCCCATTGTTCGACAGCTCCTGAACCCTTTGGCAGGGTAATCGTGGAGGCGCAATTATCAAAACGTCCTGCGATCGCTACCATCGGCGGCGGCACTTGCGAAATTATTGAAAATGGGATTACAGGCTTACTGATTCCACCAAATGATCCGCAATTACTTGCTGATGCTATGCAAGAAATTTTTAGCGATCTTGCTGCTACTCAGAGAATAGTCGAAACTGCCTATATCCAAGCCCAAGCTAAATTTTCGATTCCTTCAGTTTGTCAAGCTTTTGAAATGGCGATCGCAGGTGTTTAGTATTTGAGTGGGTGCAAAGCGCCTACTCTAAATATATGTAATTTCGCAAAAGTCATCAAATATTGATAGAAAGCCTAATTAGCTTATCTATTGGGGTAATTGAGGCTGTAAGGTTAATCAAAGTATTTTTTTTAGATTAGTTGAGGCGTTAAATGCTAACAGACAGCGATCGCGTTCAGGTTCTAAGTGAAGCCCTGCCTTATATGCAGGAATTTTCAGGGCGTACCATTGTCGTCAAATATGGGGGCGCGGCGATGAAAGAAGAAAACCTGCGACAGGACGTGATCCGCGATGTGGTGACGATGTCATTTATGGGACTGCGTCCAGTGTTAGTTCATGGCGGTGGCCCTGAAATCAATACATGGCTAACTAAGCTCAACATCAAACCTCAGTTTATCGATGGTTTGCGCGTCACCGATGCTGAGACAATGGAAGTAGTGGAAATGGTACTAGTGGGGCGAGTCAACAAGCAGATTGTCGAAATGATTAACCTTGCTGGCGGTTCTGGTGTGGGCTTGTGTGGTAAAGATGGCAACTTGATTCGTGCTCGTCCACAGGGAAATGATGCGATCGGCTTTGTCGGCGAAGTTAGTGGCATTAATATCGGTTTACTTTCAACCCTACTTGAAGCAGGGCATATTCCTGTTGTGTCCAGTGTGGCAACCGATGAGACTGGTCAGTCCTACAACATCAATGCTGATACGGTTGCTGGTGAACTCGCCGCCGCCTTGGGAGCTGAAAAATTAATCTTGCTTACCGACATTGCAGGTATTTTGCATGATTACAAAGATCCCAGCACTCTCTACCGTAGTTTGACGATCAGCAAGGCGAGAGAATTGATGAATAGCAATGTCGTCAGTGGTGGCATGATTCCTAAAGTACAGTGTTGTGTGCGATCGCTAGCTCAAGGTGTGAAAGCAGCTCATATTGTCGATGGTCGTGTACCCCATTCACTGTTACTAGAAATTTTCACTAATAGTGGGGTTGGCTCAATGATTGTTGCTTCTGAAAATACCTTCTAAAAGTCAGGACGAGAGAAGCAAGTTCTAATACCAAAACATAAAATGGCGGAGCGATTTTGTGTTTTTAAACCCCTTGCTAGGTTTGGCTTTTAATCCGCAAAAGTGTGCCGACACTTTTGCGGATTAGTATAACTTGTTGGATAAAATTATGGCAGATACTGATGATTCAGATAATCAACAACCTGTGGCGAATCAATCACAACGTGTTTCTGAGTCGTCTCAATT
It encodes:
- a CDS encoding ABC transporter ATP-binding protein yields the protein MVEVLTNESQTQIIQSNAIVADGLSKTYRTGFWLNQKISSLQDFSLTIRQGETFGVLGPNGAGKTTLLKILLGIVKPTSGTGEILGYPLGDRTAKQSIGYLPENAYYYDYLTGWELLDFIGSLFGVAPSLRRQRIADLLDLVGLSQSVARKKQLRQYSKGMVQRIGVAQALINDPEIVFLDEPMSGLDPVGRYQVREIILMLKNQGKTVFFNSHILSDVELICDRIGILNKGELVAMGTLNELLGTEQSYQVSGHGGSESELQPWLEHLIFQNDTWHGQLAKDLPEFLTYIASIGAKAIAIELARQTLEEFFIDQIKASRHKE
- a CDS encoding DUF1517 domain-containing protein, translated to MRKKKFQFFISTLLVFPVVLGIELGLSDRKLDTVLLKDQQVYAKSSAGRSGGGSFTRSTPSSSSSSKSSTPSKSSPSKTSSPSNDRDALNTPSQPSSNRPSTIVAPVIINNSSNNPSYDPYRSTTSTSSNGMSWFVLIIILLIVFAIVYFIIRAIMMRSKQIGGGNDLGNETFTVSKLQVALFAQAREVQARLTELTLEVDTDTPEGLMTLMQESALALVRTPENWTHVSCSSQSVHRDKAEEVFNKLSLEERTKFSEETLVNVRGRVAQRSTAIASPDKDPSAYIVVTLLIGTEHDQPLFSDIRNTQELRTALEAIAAIPASHLLVFELLWSPQADTDSLTYDELLTEYSTMIQI
- a CDS encoding diguanylate cyclase produces the protein MILVTSGDRQVLSAISEVLKSEKYNFITETSGEKAWEIILQKKPAIVIADWTIPDVSGLALCHRSKSNLEHPDLMSIYFVLIVKDSNSQQRQIGLDTGVDEFLNNPIDSSELKARLRTALRLTALTQSLTWANQRLLAQNELLDALSLSDSLTKVLSAQAFATVMPKMMQQLKGFVAYKSYRFLSVLIIDIDLFKSIVDSYGEKIGDEAINAIAGRLSNSCMANSLIYRHGLDEFVCVTPHGDTASGIQLSLNLLTSIRSHPIAISSGLLFPLTISIGGVVTALEDQNQRIPDLSFDELVSLAEQSLLQAQKSGGDRDYIEVFE
- a CDS encoding DnaJ domain-containing protein; amino-acid sequence: MGKPENFKINKGLASYGISDHYAILGLPMTTDPAQIRKKFLKLAKILHPDVFGRNAEEKESATKYFSKMVSPAYQLLNSDRERGEYLATLRMFAQNKKQKEETPTLSTEIAQKLYRIPHEITYKQYVEEVSPKQYETLDSIMEYTATLSELNLVYLFTQSSLSFSSGSSTAANVGGQGANAEATPAAKPAQSPALRNLNMAELFISKKQWTDALKELISAEKLDPNNAKVYALKGLVQMNQNAAAIAKASFQKALKLDPKEPTAVKYINQVSAATKPPEKPPEKKGGLFGWGKK
- a CDS encoding ABC transporter substrate-binding protein; this encodes MTKELMFKFVKKIAGLAIYTGLCLGVVSAASPVFAEDSSLGIVMRRGHLRVGMDAAIGGPYMFWNAKTQFYDGFELEIIQEIAARLNIEPRPINIPWTTQPENLASRQVDILLSAREEGALESGDNKGKFIETTPYYRSSQRLLIRADGTQIKSLRDMIGKRVGVVANSGGAAIAETYNKNRGNAIRLFSSRDLDRMVIQLRDRQLDAMILDEPVAVWQVRNNPNFIIVGEPLIPIRLVAIVNKDDVSLKKAVDKALTEMRQEGKLEQILKRWNLWESQKTLKSTKDLPVTVLAIITPYSVYQ
- a CDS encoding Uma2 family endonuclease — its product is MSITLSKSTHIELEQKLLLPRIYSWQEFEVLENLLATGGFRVTYLDGWIELMTVGEPHELIKKSLAILLEAYFIIQGIEFIPVGSATRRGQEKGTSFEPDESYYLGEKKANPDLAIEVILTSGSLEKLEKYRRFEIPEVWLWENNQLQVYALISSEYHLVHRSQLLPDLDLELLVSCVQMSSRLEAMRAFRNGLRHE
- a CDS encoding DUF928 domain-containing protein, with amino-acid sequence MRCKVSIPQSNSLTAVTNKLTFHTCISSAFTILICSLSSLVVPSDLLRLDAIAQTWLVAQFSGTNYGLGLPKTASTGGGTRLVNRDLDIDRAVPITPPTTLRGDSPSAPIDRQPQLLREQQLPLLILITPEDGARTAISQPTLYWHLHDKNAQASSLEIDNLENNSSKVNAKNTFVGKFSLITSEGDKSITIFQTDLKMSSGLSSFKIPIAASLQPSKTYRWQITVQDKLAKEVTASGWIVYTPPDEKLQKSLKLALTIRDRAKIYAQFGYWFEAIDGYTRWLNFKPEDLKAREARNEILKLGFMTNKNLDFDSFIGLLNADVPKK
- a CDS encoding type II toxin-antitoxin system VapC family toxin; protein product: MHNQVIADTGVLIALIDRFDHHHNWVVEQLKQITLIALIDRFDHHHNWVVEQLKQITPPLLTCEAVISESWFLLQRVKNGRETLIQLLTQKYVVVQFDLDAELETVLTLLNRYQSVPVSLADAELVRMSELCPNSLIFTLDSDFHIYRKNRDRPIPILMP
- a CDS encoding DUF2281 domain-containing protein, whose amino-acid sequence is MSLLAEQIFQTVEVLPTEDQQQVLSFVEFLWTKRREARAAALKNAPQSFFDVAQALIGAGEGSGDISTNPDYMQGYGQ
- a CDS encoding glycosyltransferase family 4 protein encodes the protein MDKKRILFVSYTAVLGGGELCLLDFAHAYRDSSEVVLLTDGVLKTRLEELGVKVEVLAASRSLADVKVSSGLASLKSIGDLWRLGKQIAQKSKDFDLIHANNQKGFVVSAIARLFGGAPVVWHLHDILTSDIFSPTNRRIAVTLANWFATRVIVNSQATGEAFLAVGGKRQLLRTVYNGFNVEKFDQINDNQKTLREELDIPRDRNLIGMFSRLSYWKGQHILLEAASKIPDVHVLLVGDALFGEAEYTDKLKNIAAQESLKGRVHWLGFRDDIPKLMKACDAIAHCSTAPEPFGRVIVEAQLSKRPAIATIGGGTCEIIENGITGLLIPPNDPQLLADAMQEIFSDLAATQRIVETAYIQAQAKFSIPSVCQAFEMAIAGV
- the argB gene encoding acetylglutamate kinase, producing MLTDSDRVQVLSEALPYMQEFSGRTIVVKYGGAAMKEENLRQDVIRDVVTMSFMGLRPVLVHGGGPEINTWLTKLNIKPQFIDGLRVTDAETMEVVEMVLVGRVNKQIVEMINLAGGSGVGLCGKDGNLIRARPQGNDAIGFVGEVSGINIGLLSTLLEAGHIPVVSSVATDETGQSYNINADTVAGELAAALGAEKLILLTDIAGILHDYKDPSTLYRSLTISKARELMNSNVVSGGMIPKVQCCVRSLAQGVKAAHIVDGRVPHSLLLEIFTNSGVGSMIVASENTF